A genomic segment from Candidatus Brocadia sinica JPN1 encodes:
- a CDS encoding metallophosphoesterase family protein produces the protein MKILILSDIHGNIAALDAVRERADMVFCLGDLVNYGPYPRACIERIRGLTDKVVRGNHDNAVGRDMDCGCSIRYKELSDAGKIFTKAVLNPGEKEFLGNLPTTLNLEIEGKKFVLSHGSPGGDMYKYLRPDVSDEQLESELKDMSADIVFIGHTHLPMVREIDGTIVVNPGSVGQPRDGVPMASYAVWEDSHIEIKRVRYDIEATVKGLEATNIPSVQVSMLAKILRDGGM, from the coding sequence ATGAAGATACTTATATTATCAGATATTCATGGCAATATAGCTGCTCTGGATGCCGTGCGTGAAAGGGCTGATATGGTTTTTTGCCTGGGAGATTTGGTGAATTACGGTCCATATCCCAGGGCGTGTATCGAACGAATCAGAGGCTTAACAGACAAAGTGGTTCGCGGAAATCATGATAATGCGGTTGGCAGGGATATGGACTGCGGGTGTTCCATAAGGTACAAAGAGCTGAGCGATGCGGGAAAGATTTTTACCAAGGCCGTCTTAAATCCGGGTGAAAAAGAATTCCTTGGTAATTTACCAACGACGTTAAATTTAGAAATAGAAGGGAAGAAATTTGTGTTGTCACATGGCTCGCCCGGCGGCGATATGTATAAATATCTCAGACCGGATGTCTCTGACGAGCAATTGGAGTCTGAGTTAAAGGATATGAGCGCTGATATTGTCTTTATTGGCCATACCCATCTTCCCATGGTGCGAGAGATAGATGGTACAATCGTTGTAAATCCAGGCAGCGTAGGTCAGCCGCGTGATGGTGTTCCTATGGCATCGTATGCCGTCTGGGAGGATAGTCATATTGAGATAAAACGGGTTCGCTATGATATTGAGGCAACCGTGAAAGGGTTAGAGGCAACAAATATACCGTCCGTTCAGGTTTCGATGCTTGCAAAGATCTTAAGGGATGGTGGGATGTAA